The proteins below come from a single Streptomyces spongiicola genomic window:
- a CDS encoding N-6 DNA methylase yields the protein MPETAAHVTAAEISRIAGVTRATVSNWRRRHADFPAPTAGTDTSPLYDLGAVRAWLGSRGHTRVADPREELRTAVRLHASDPDGTTGRMAFVLTLARRPADRTAALAGLEDAEVAGLTDAELAARASGEVAGLLASLPGPAPASPLFSASDGTALRALLRCVREAGAPAALTVLAERELDDSAATGVYGTPEPLARLVAALLPAGAARVLDPACGSGALLAAAAGRGAGELLGQDSVPVQARRAAVGLSLAAPRAEVTVRIGDSLGADAFDGLTADAVVCNPPYGDRDWGHDRLAYDPRWAYGVPGRSESELAWVQHCLAHLVPGGRAVLILPPATASRASGRRIRAELVRSGAVRAVLALPPGAAPPLHVGLHLWVLSRPEPGGPERKSVLFADPAGAPPTDGGAPPSGTGARAAGMPRTGTGPSRAPIDWAGLTARTLAHWEAFTADPDRFAAEPGTARTVPVVDLLDDLVDLTPARRVRTSHRDVDPAELSARTETGRRELAESARALLDTAGLTGWTAPGGSVREWRTANASDLARGGALTLLRTVPDTKGPVPDTKAPVSDTKGPLRDTQTPEPDGSAAEPDGSAAEPDGSAAVSDTQAPVPDGSAAAAPVLTGADIARGTGPTGDPAELGPAATTAPVIAAGDVLVRAIAGGGGPMARVADDGDAGALLGPQVHLLRPDPARLDSWFLAGFVGSAENVAGASTGSTVLHVAPGRLRVPLLPLDEQRRYGEAFRHVHRLRARARRAARLAEETAALLAGGLTGGALLPAEGPPPAAPRPSPGTEPA from the coding sequence ATGCCCGAGACAGCAGCCCATGTGACAGCCGCGGAGATCTCCCGCATCGCCGGCGTCACCCGGGCCACCGTCAGCAACTGGCGCAGGCGCCACGCCGACTTCCCCGCACCGACCGCCGGCACCGACACCAGCCCGCTCTACGACCTCGGGGCCGTCCGGGCATGGCTCGGCTCCCGCGGTCACACGCGGGTGGCCGACCCCCGGGAGGAACTGCGCACCGCGGTCCGCCTCCACGCCTCCGACCCGGACGGCACGACCGGCCGCATGGCCTTCGTCCTCACGCTCGCCCGCCGCCCCGCGGACCGGACGGCGGCGCTCGCCGGCCTCGAGGACGCCGAAGTCGCCGGCCTCACGGATGCCGAACTCGCCGCCCGCGCCTCCGGGGAGGTGGCCGGGCTCCTGGCCTCGCTCCCCGGCCCGGCGCCCGCGAGCCCCCTCTTCTCCGCCTCCGACGGCACCGCACTGCGCGCCCTCCTCCGCTGCGTGCGCGAGGCCGGCGCCCCGGCCGCCCTCACGGTGCTCGCGGAGAGGGAACTCGACGACAGCGCCGCGACCGGCGTCTACGGGACCCCGGAGCCCCTGGCTCGGCTGGTCGCCGCACTGCTCCCGGCCGGGGCCGCCCGCGTGCTTGATCCGGCCTGCGGCAGCGGCGCGCTCCTGGCGGCCGCCGCCGGGCGCGGCGCCGGCGAACTCCTCGGCCAGGACTCCGTACCCGTGCAGGCCCGGCGCGCCGCGGTCGGCCTGAGCCTCGCCGCGCCGCGCGCCGAGGTCACCGTGCGCATCGGCGACAGCCTGGGCGCGGACGCCTTCGACGGCCTGACGGCGGACGCGGTGGTGTGCAACCCGCCGTACGGGGACCGCGACTGGGGCCACGACCGCCTCGCCTACGACCCGCGCTGGGCGTACGGCGTACCGGGCCGTTCCGAATCCGAACTCGCCTGGGTGCAGCACTGCCTCGCCCACCTCGTACCCGGCGGCCGGGCCGTGCTGATCCTGCCGCCCGCCACCGCCTCCCGCGCCTCCGGGCGCCGGATCCGGGCGGAGCTGGTGCGCAGCGGTGCCGTGCGGGCCGTGCTGGCCCTCCCGCCCGGCGCCGCGCCTCCGCTGCATGTGGGCCTGCACCTGTGGGTCCTGTCCCGGCCCGAACCGGGCGGCCCGGAGCGGAAGTCGGTGCTGTTCGCCGACCCGGCCGGCGCACCCCCCACGGACGGCGGCGCCCCCCCTTCGGGCACCGGCGCACGGGCGGCCGGCATGCCGCGTACGGGTACGGGTCCCTCCCGCGCCCCGATCGACTGGGCGGGCCTGACGGCCCGGACGCTCGCCCACTGGGAGGCGTTCACCGCCGACCCGGACCGGTTCGCCGCCGAACCCGGCACCGCCCGCACGGTGCCGGTCGTCGACCTTCTCGACGACCTCGTCGACCTCACCCCCGCCCGCCGGGTCCGCACCTCGCACCGGGACGTCGACCCCGCGGAGCTGTCCGCGCGTACGGAGACCGGCCGCCGCGAGCTGGCCGAGTCCGCCCGCGCCCTCCTCGACACGGCCGGTCTCACCGGCTGGACGGCACCCGGCGGCTCGGTCCGGGAGTGGCGTACGGCCAACGCCTCCGACCTCGCCCGGGGCGGCGCGCTGACCCTGCTCCGCACCGTGCCGGACACCAAAGGCCCCGTGCCGGACACCAAAGCTCCCGTGTCGGACACCAAAGGCCCCCTGCGGGACACCCAAACCCCGGAGCCGGACGGGTCAGCCGCCGAGCCGGACGGGTCAGCCGCCGAGCCGGACGGGTCAGCCGCCGTGTCGGACACCCAAGCCCCCGTGCCGGACGGTTCAGCCGCGGCGGCGCCGGTCCTCACCGGCGCCGACATCGCCCGGGGTACGGGCCCGACCGGCGATCCGGCGGAGCTGGGCCCGGCGGCCACGACCGCACCCGTGATCGCCGCCGGGGACGTCCTCGTACGGGCGATCGCGGGCGGTGGCGGCCCGATGGCCCGGGTCGCCGACGACGGGGACGCCGGCGCGCTCCTCGGCCCGCAGGTCCACCTCCTGCGACCGGACCCGGCGCGCCTGGACTCCTGGTTCCTGGCCGGATTCGTCGGCTCGGCGGAGAACGTCGCCGGGGCCTCCACCGGCAGCACCGTCCTGCACGTCGCCCCGGGCCGGCTCCGGGTCCCGCTGCTCCCGCTGGACGAGCAGCGCCGCTACGGCGAGGCCTTCCGGCACGTCCATCGACTGCGCGCGCGGGCACGGCGGGCCGCGCGGCTCGCGGAGGAGACGGCGGCCCTGCTGGCCGGCGGCCTCACGGGCGGCGCGCTGCTCCCGGCCGAGGGTCCGCCGCCGGCCGCGCCCCGGCCGTCACCCGGCACCGAACCGGCCTGA
- a CDS encoding DUF6119 family protein, with translation MPLRPSVDQSPATAAKTRRSTVYLLRDTSTSPTDLRAALNPGYEHDHSFVFEDVTVEGTPALLCHGVIGHRRSPDWTSAVHTLTGRKPPVENRTSACALLLPVADGVFALTFGMGHLLLDQSRIAPGFVFCGCC, from the coding sequence ATGCCGCTCCGTCCGAGCGTCGACCAGAGCCCCGCCACCGCCGCCAAGACCCGGCGCAGCACCGTCTACCTCCTCCGGGACACCAGCACGTCCCCCACGGACCTGCGCGCCGCGCTCAACCCCGGGTACGAGCACGACCACTCCTTCGTCTTCGAAGACGTGACGGTCGAGGGCACTCCGGCCCTCCTGTGCCACGGTGTGATCGGCCACCGCCGGTCGCCCGACTGGACCTCGGCCGTGCACACCCTCACCGGGCGGAAGCCGCCCGTGGAGAACCGCACTTCGGCGTGCGCACTGCTCCTCCCCGTCGCCGACGGCGTCTTCGCACTCACCTTCGGCATGGGACACCTCCTGCTCGACCAGAGCAGGATCGCCCCCGGCTTCGTCTTCTGCGGCTGTTGCTGA